TTGAAgcgacaacaaaggatttagaatgtTACATacacttagttgataaagcagtagACTTAGTGgattgagaggattgactcccaTTTTTGAAAGTTCTAATGGTAGCTCAATGCTATCAGAGAGCATCACATGCTATAGAGAAATTGTTCATAAAAGGAACATCCAATCTATCCAGCAAATTTTATTGTTGTcgtattttaagaaattgccacagcctccaaccttcagcaaccaccacctaGTGAGTCAGCAATCATCAACATCCAGGCAAGACCCTCCCCCAATAAAAAGATGGACTTGCTCAAAGCTCAAacgatggttagcattttttagcaataaaatactttttaaataaggtatataaattgattttttttagacataatgctattgcacacttaatagactacaataTGGTGTCATGCAACTTCTATATGTACTGAGAAACCACacaattcatttgacttgctttattgagTTACTTGCTTTactgtggtggtctggaaccaaacctgtAGTCTTCGATGTACTTTGTCTTAAAAGCCAGGAGGTGGCGGTGTTTTCCGAGTAATTCTTTTAAGGTTGCAGTTTGTGCTGATTGTTGAAAGTAATGTTTTTGAATACCATTAGAAAGTCAAAGATCCTAAAACACACGTGTTCTTGTCCCAAAAATCATTGAGTGAGGAAGAAGCTGCTTCAGCTTCTATGATGCACTTTTTTCTaggactatttaaaaatttttgagattcAGTTGATATGTAACATTATGTTTCAGGTTATACAACTTGATTCAATATATGTATGAGTTGCAAAATAATCACCACAGTGtggttaacatccatcaccacacatagttacaatttttttttcttgtgatgagaccTTTTAAGATCTCTTTTATCAGCTTTCAAATATAGGATACAGTAGTATTAACTAGTCACCAGACTAGACTGTACATTACATCCataggacttatttttttttttataattgcaaGTTTGTACTTTTGACCACAATTATAATTGCAtttaataaaaagctaaaaataggaCATTTCCTGAAGTTAGGACAGGTGCAGTTTTGATCTTTGCTTTttgttagaagaaaatatttgacaacTCATACTAGGCATTTCCTTGAGGTACAGGACAAAACGCCTGATTAAACCATGCCTTAATGTTAGGCCTTGGGCAGTGAGAAAGTTATTGATAATTATATTGAAATCAAAATagaattaactttatttttcttgtaataagtctaatatatatattgttttactACAGTgtacaaaaaattgaaaattatttaattttcctgtATGAAAAAACTATTGGAatgttttacatttcaaaaatttgagttgtatttttctttgcatttctactgtgttttctttttaaggttttgtttctacttttattattttcttccttatgtaTTATGGCTgttatttaattgatttcttGGTTCAAATGCTTaagtcatttgtatttccatgCTTCTTATTTTCCAGTAGTTgtatttctttcttgcttttaaccttttctttagttgaagtataattaacatatacaatattatattagtttgaagtgtacagtatagtgattcccCATGTATATGCATTACAATGTGCTTATGATAAATGTAATTACCATCTCTCACCATACAAAGTTACTGCAGTATTTTTGACtaatattccctgtgctgtacttctAATCCcagtgaattatttattttataactggaaatttataccTCTTAATTTCCTTGTATGtcacccatccccacacccatCTTCCCCTCTGACAACTACCAGCTTCTTCTCTGTTTTAGTCTCTGCTTTTGTtgttggtgtttgttttgttttttagattccacatataagtgaaatttttGAGTAATTTCACACAACATAATACCTttaagatctatccatgttgttgcaaatggcaagatttcgttctttttagCCGAGAAGTATTcctttatgtatacatataccacatttttttaatccattcactcATTGATGTGTGATCACTTAAATTGtatccacattttggctattgtaaagaatACTGTGATTaacatgggggtgcatgtatctttttgatttaacgttttccttttcttcagatgAATATCCAAAAGcagaatggctggatcatatgttatttctgtgtttaattttttgaggaaactccatactgttttccatagcaccTATCCCACTTtaccaccagcagtgcacaaaggttcccttttctccacatcctcaccagcacttgttattttttgtctttttgttgccaACCATTCTAACACATGTGCagtgatatcccattgtggttttgatttgtgtttccctgatgattagtgacattgagtatcttttcatgtgcttgttgaccatctgtatgtcttttttggaaaaatgtctcttcagttcctctacccattttttttttttaagatttatttatttatttattcatgagaaacacagagaagcagagacacaggcagagggagaagcaggctccctgcaggaagctcgatgtgggactcgatcccggaactccgggatcacaacctgagccaaaggcagatgctcacccgctgagccacccaggtgtccttcctctacccattttttaattagattgtgatttttgctattgaattataggagttctttatattttttggatatttaccTCTTACTGGGTATATATGATTTGCAactgttttctcccattcagtaggttgccttttcattttgtttgctgtgcaaaagctttttaggtTGATGTAtctctcatttgtttgtttttgcttttgttacctttgcttttaaaattagacCCAAAactcaggggagcctgggtggctcagttggttaagtgtctgacttcggctcaggtcatgatctcagggtcctacgATGGAGCCCTAGTCTGGGTATGGCTCCTTGTTCAGTGCAGATCCTGCTGCTTCTTCGccttctgctccctgcccccacccccacccccatgagtgctgtctctctctccctctctcaaataaataagtatctttaaaaaaatagttagaTCCAAGAATTCACTGCAAAGATTGGTATCAAGGAACTTATCACctgctttttttctagttttaggttttacatctctaacccattttgagttaatttttgtgcataGTATAAGATAGTATaggttcattcttttgaatgtagctatccagttttcctagctccatttgctgaagagactgtcttttccccaatgtatatttttgcctcctttttcaTAAATCAATTGACTGTATAAGCATGGGTTTTATTTCTGAgttatattctgttttattaatcTCTGTGCcggtttttatgccaataccatactgttttgattattctagctttgtaatatagtttgaaaccaagtccagctttgttctttctcaagattgcttttatggttccatacaaattttagaatgttttgttctatatctgtgaaaaatatccttggaatttttatagagattgcattgaatctgtagattgctgtGGGGTGGTATGGAcgttttagcaatattaattcttttaatctaCTAGTATGCTGTATCCAtgtatttgttttcagtttctctcatcaatgtcttacagttttcagtgtataggtctttcaccttcttgtttaaatttattcctgggtattctttctgatgcaattgtaaagtgagtttttaaagtttctctttctgatagttgttaatgtatagaaacagaacagattttatatattgattttgtaccttgcaactttactgaattcatttatcagttaaagctgttttggtggagtctttagtgttttctatatataaaatcatgtccaCAAAAAGTGACAATGtggcttttttcctttccaatttggatgcattttctttttcttgcctaattgttctggctaggatttccaatacCATGTTGAATataagtggtgagagtgggcatccttttcctgatctcagaggaaaaaCTTTCAACTGTTCACTGTTcaatatgatgttaactgtggggTGAATCTTTGTTAATATCCAGCACTGCTCTCTTACAGGATAGACAAATTAATTGCaagtagggtttttttgtttgtttataatctttcaaaaatgtgTAATCTTTCATGTAGgatgcctctttcttttttaaatactgacTTCATATTATATCCTTGATCTAAAACCTATGAGAGCAATAGTATTTTCTGAAGCTGCTTGCCAGATTATATTCATGTAAAACATGAACATTGAGTAACTTAAGATGAACTATGTTTTTAGAGTTGCTTAAGCTCTGTTTGGATTAATTTCAAGGCTTTGCATTCACCAAGATTTGCTTTACACCTACTCTCTTGACTTATTTTTACCCTATATATTGCCCTTGTATTCTCCCCTTAATTTGTTTTAACCTgtttgatgaaaagaaaaatctatgtgaAACAGTAAATTTGACATAGTTTCTCTTTAGGTAGTGCTTTCTGTAGCCTATCCCATGGAATGTGTAGCCATTAAGATTAGATTTAGTGACATATAACAAAAATCCAACATGTGAGGGCCTTGAGATGGAAATTGATCTTTCTCTCACATTCATCAAGTCTGGCATTAGGAAGTGCAGGGATAATAAGGAGTTTCACTCTACTGGGAATTCAGGCTTCTGTTTTCCTGTTCCACTATCCTTATCACATAGTCTAATGATCCCAAATGGCTACTTGAGCTCCAACTTTTACATCCAACTCCAGacattaaaagtgaaaaagggTGGAAAGGCCAAAGGGGTCTTTGCTGGCTTAGCTTGGTCACTCTAAGCAGTCTTTTCTTCCCAAAAGACATAAAACCATTCATTTTACATTAACCATGACGGGACCATGTGGCCTCTTGGCTGTACCTATTCCAGGGAGCCTTAAAAGTATGTGTCATATTTTAGTCCTCCCACAGTGTACCCAGCTAGATTCTCTTGGGTTCTGTTCATTGTGAAGGAAGGGTGGAATGGATGTTGAGGTAAGCAACTAAAAGCCTCTTTAcattatttcacagtttctatAGGAACATAGGAAACCTGGTGAGGTCTAGGTTAAATATCTAGATTATTACCCAGATACTCTACCCTAGTATCTATTATTACTAGAGTAATAGAGTAGTGGAGTATCTGGGTAATAATATAATCATGGAAAGTGATACTAAGATATCGCTATTCTGCCTTTTGATTTAAACTTGTTTGATCTATATTAACTGTCATTTTTGTGTTATTATTACCAGATATATACGCTAAGTACTTTTGATACGTTCTATATAACCCCCACAATACTTTCTGGTAAGGTACTATATTCCATGccacagatgagaagactgaggcccagacaTAGTGCATAACTTGTCAGGTTTTAATAACTGATAAGTGGTGAGTCAGATACTGATCCCACTTTTAAGATCAGTATTGATAACTGCCTCAGTCCTCTTTATTAACCTGTGTACCCATATTTTTATCCATTGTTATCCCTGCCCCACTCCTtgtacataaaaattatttgaggttGCTCAGACGtacacaacaacaaaataagcaGATTGAAGGGAATATAAATGTGAGAAAACTTGATGAACCTGAGATACAAGGGGTACACAGAGCTGAATGCTCCTTCATCCTAGAGAGGTGCTAGAAGGCTTGGTCTGACTTGTGTTCTATCAGATactaaaagacaagaaaacaagcttgaattttctttattgaaactcttggcatcttcttttttttttaaattcttttttaaattttatttttattcatgacagacagagagaggcagagacacaggcagagggaaaagcaggctccctgtgggcaccctgatgcgggactcaatcctgggaccccaggatcaggccctgggccaaaggcagacactaaatcactgagccacccaggtgtctcatcatcttcattattttaatcGTATAATAATTTGAATCCTTATAAAGAATATTagtttttcgggatccctgggtggcgcagcggtttggcgcctgcctttggcccagggcgcgatcctggagacccgggatcgaatcccacatcgggctcccggtgcatggagcctgcttctccctctgcctgtgtctctgcctctctctctctctctgtgactatcataaataaataaagattaaaaaaaaatgttaaaaaaaaaaactcttataaaaagaatattagtTTTTCATGTTGCTGCTTCAAGGAATCTTAAAAGTCATTACAATGGTATTATTACTGTTTTCCGGTTTTTTCTGTGGGTTAAATAAGCTGAATTACTGTTACttgtttttaagaagttaaaacctagggacacctgggtaggtagctcagtctgttgagctttggcctcttggttttggcttgagtcatgatctcaaggttgtgaggtcaagcctcaCATCAAttttgtgctgggcatggagtctgcttgagattctttccctctctctctgccctcccccccacttacactctttttcttactctctttcaataaataaataaaatctataaaaatggaaacctagtcaaagataatttttttagcTGGATATGGGTCATATACTTACTAAAAACTAGgactcatttttgtttgtttttagaaatgcTCGTATCACAGTTTTGAAAGGTATATTTTGGAAGACTGTGATCTTGACAAAAATGATGTTGGGCTCTTGGCCAGAGCTCCTTGAAGACAAAAGATTTtgtctgaattcatttttttctctggtgTCCTCAGTGACTCACTCGATaagtgaataatgaatgaatggctaGTAAATGAGAAAAACCTGTTAACAATTAttctaataatataattaatatttctgCTCCTTTAAATAAGTTAGCCAGCTATCCAAAGTAGAGGAAAAATAGGTTATCTTTCCTTTAGCCCTGGCAACATTGTATGAGGTGGACTATAATACCATGAATGGCTGGACATCAGGACCACAAAGTCCAGCCCTTGAACTTGGTGTATTTCGAGAATTGCCATAACTGTGATATGCCTGAAACATAGTGGTTGCAAAGGCAAGTAGCACGAGATAAGTCTGGTAAATTCCTGGGGTGTAAAAGTTACTTATTATAAGGAATAAAAATTAGGACCagcttttgaaagattttatatgatgtgtttgttatctttttaaaagtaactttttaaatggGAAACAGAAGGGACATGATTTGGTTGGAGTGAcctttgaaaaatacataatataattcatttcttatattttaattttcaagactttgtgaaaaacaaattaacagaatatttaattactttattttgttttatttctcaggaTGTGATCTTCGTGGTGGGAAGCTAAGTTTTTAAACTACCCCAATGGATGCAGACAGTGATGTTGCATTGGACATTCTAATTACAAATGTAGTCTGTGTTTTTAGAACAAGATGCCATTTGAACTTAAGGAAGATTGCTTTGGAAGGAGCAAATGTAATTTATAAACGTGATGTTGGAGTAAGTATCTAAATTTTGGTATGTGTGCCACATAGACTAATTTTATTGTCCTGTGAATCATGTTCTAAAATACATTCACTATACTGCTAGTTTATAAGCACCTTCCCATGTGCCAGCTGTACTGAATATAACATTGAGCCCTGGAGAGTGGCCCCTCCTCCCCTAAGTGTCCACTTCTGGATGTTCCCGATCTCCTAGTCTTAGCAAAGGACTCACAGGCTACTAGAATTTTATTGTtctctcaatttcttttaaatgaagaagGGGACATTTATATGTAGTGCATACttacacaaatataattttttaggggtacctaggtggcacagtcgggtaagtgtcagactcttggttttagctcaggttgtaatctcagagTCATGTATGTGATCGAGCCGcacatcaggctctcctctcagctcagagtctgcttaagtttctctgtctccctctccatcctctctttcccctctcactttctctcaaataaatcttaaatatatatatttttttcagttacatGAATGATATATGATATGAATGATGCCCTTATATGTtgtaatttttgtattatatttagcCAAAATAGTAGGTATTCTTTAGTAACAAATAGCTGAAAATAATATGGTTCATATCATAACCTAGCTAGAtactttaaatttcagtttttgttagacctgtaatatttaaaatgaaagcatgCATAGCTTGCTTTTAAGCTTACTGAGATTAACATTACAAATGACAATGTGTGTTTATCGGCTTTTATAAACCAAATGATGTTGAGATATATATCTGAtacatttattatgaaaattatggaTGTATATGAAGGCTGTAAGCTCTAAAAATTATGTGCCAGTATACCTCAGTGAATTATCATTAGCTCTTATACTAGAAACTAAGTTAAGGTTAATTCAATTCAACTAAAAATTGCAGTGACTCACAATTAAGGATTATCAAGTTCATCAGTGATGCTGTCATCACCTAAACAAAGGATTAAATATGTCTGCTAAGAAGTTTAGAGAGTAAAATGCCCAATACTATGTTGGAACTTGAGCATGCCATGTGACAGGAAAGACATTTTTTGTAGAGGGGTTGATTGAAAAAGCTGTGTTGATCAATAAGGTGGTGGTGAAAGAATTAAATGCAGAACAAACTCAGTGTTTCTCAGCTACTTGTGTATGAAATTTTATAATATCATTTAGTTCAAGTTTAATTTGACTCTTTGGTAAATTTTATCCTCCAGACCTaatagatttttagtttgataatATGATATGTTACAAAGAAAGGGTGAAACTCAGAAAGTAACAAGGAGAAATTTCCAATTCATGTATATGTTacagtattcagtaaatatttctctcttaCACATAATGGctatataatattttcaaaaatgaaaaaacgCAATGCAAATTTAATTTCACATTATTCTCTTGGACCTTAGTCCTTGACTCATTTATGTTCACTCTGTAGATAATTTCATTCAAACCCACAGCCTTAAATGCATTTCATATCTAAGGAATCCAACATTTCTCCTGTGTTCAAGATTTGTATATTGAACTTAAGTATGTAGTAGGCATCTCAACTGTAAGATACAATATAGTGCTGAGTACCATGAAGCAGAATAAAGCAGTATAGGAGATGATGAGCAATGAAGTGATGGGTGCTTTGGTGGAGTGTCAGGGAAGTCTAGCTGACATCTGATGAGAGACTTGAATGAAAGTGAGAATATTGAGGAAGAATATTCCAGATGAAGTTAATAACAATTACTGCAAAATTCCCAAGGCGTGAATAGGTTCAGCATGCTTAAGGATCCATGCAAATTGCAAATTCCAGTTATGTGTCCCGAGAGGAATGAGAGCTGAAGTTTCCATACTTGAAGTACATTGATTTCAAATATATAGTAAGAGATTTGTACAGACCTTATATCTTTAATTAATGTTCTTTTGAATTAATACATTCTTTGTGTTCAAGTATGATACTTGATTTCAGAATGGTTGATTTGGAGAACAATTATTTCAGTCTTGGGTAAGCTTTGAGTagtaaaacttttattaaaatggtCACatacaggaacacctgggtggctccagtggttgagtgtctgccttcggctcagggtgtgatcctggagtcctgggattgagtcccacgttgggctccctgcatggagcctgcttctccctctgcctgtgtctctgcctccctttctgtgtctctcatgaataaataaattaaatattttttaaaataaaatggccaCGTAGAGTAGAGCCATAAGTGAAAATTAACACTTAGTATGTAAccatggtttttttgtttttgtttttgttttttattgcagAAAGTATTAATGAAGCTTAGAAAACCTAGAATTACAGCTACAATTTGGTCCTCAGGAAAAATTATTTGCACTGGAGCAACAAGGTAAattttacttggatttttttattttaattttttaatttttccttcatggAAAGGACATTTTTCTAGACTTAAAATTATATGTACAGTTTGTCATGTTTGTcagtataaaatttatttcttgtgtgactgataatctttttctttccttaaaaccATAGTGAAGAAGAAGCTAAATTTGGTGCCAGACGTTTAGCTCGCAGCCTGCAGAAATTAGGTTTTcaggtaacattttaaaaaacatccaaACTGTAAATATTAAAGGATTTAATTtgtaaagttaaattttttaatgcaatAGACTAAAGAATCACACAGATACTCTTCTCATGATTGGCCTTTTTCTTACTGTCCTTCAGTACAAAAATTTCATAGTAAGCTCTCACCCATGTGGGTACTTGTAAATGATCCTGGCTTTTTCACTAACCCCTTGCTCATTGAGAGACTTGTTGCCTTACAAGTGAACTGCCTCTTCAACTCTTTAGGTTGTTCACTTCTCaccaaaaaaatctcatttttgatTATCTCAAGAGTGGTATGTTGGGATGATGAGTAGGGTGTAGGGCCCTGtgtttaaaaagttaaagcacatttgtttttatttatagatagctatcacataaattataaagaagagaaaagatattaaaatggaacttgcagggacacctgggtggctcagcagttgagtgtctgcctttggcttagggcgtgatcccagggtcctggaatccagtcccacatcaggcttcctacatggagcctgcttctccctctgcctgtgtctctgtctctctctctctgtctctcatgaataagtaaataaaatcttaaaaaaaaaaaaaagaatggaatttgcGTAGATGTATGCATTGTACGGCTAAGAGTAATCAGTGTTCCTACATATTATGGTTAGTGAGAACATTACCATTATAACAGGgaattgtaattatttaaaaatatgcagaattTATATATATCTGTGCTTTAGAAATAACTGTACATGATGTTGTAAGTTGAAAAGAATTGACATGAATAACTAATACCAGCTACACACCTGTGTATAAGAACTCAGGAAAGGCTGTATTCTGTAAAATCAatcataatgtatttaaaatgacataaatcCGGGACGCCtgagtggatcagtggttgagcatctgcctttggctcagggcatgatcctgcccttggggagcctgcttctccctctgcctgtgtctctgcctctccgtttatgtctctcaggaataaataaaatctttaaaaaaataaaatgacataaatcCAAAACAAAATGCACATCATATGAAAAGGGACATTTATAAGATTGGTTTCCTGTGTCAAATCTGTGGTTTGGTCCACAAAAAGTAGACACTGGGTGGTGGGCTCTCACATGTAAAATGATACTCTTTGGCAGAGTATCAAGTCTGGCAGGTTAAGTTTATCAAGTATAATTTTATGGAGGCATAAATTTAAGTAAAAGTTAGTACATATTATGGACTTGTTTGTCACTTACAAATgatgagtaaatgaaagaaaggtAAAGATGAGCTGTGAGCCCCAAAGAGGTGGGCCCAAGCTGTGTGAAATTTGAATGAGTAGTGGTGGAAAGTTGAGTTTCTTTCTGACCTCTTCAGTCTTCATTGAGGTGGAACATGCTAGAAAGGCCTGGAAGTGCTGGTTGGTGCATGAGGAAAGAGGCGGTACTGAGAGTCTTGACTGATGGTGCTGCCACTTGAGACAGTTTTGTGACATTCATCAACTGCCTTATGCAAGTACTCTGCTGGAGAACTGTAGTTTGGGGACATTTCAAAACctaagatacaaccattcaagtTATTGGTAGGAGTGACTGAAGTAAGTTCCTTCTCAGCCTTGGAGCTTCTTGTCTTAGCATAACAttagaaatgtggaaaaaaatcccAGTTACAAACACAATCTTCTCACTCtgtccccccaaaagaaaacaaacatctcACTAAACTCACagaaatatcattttattctATTGCATATAAGAAAATGTCTGACCTTGGAGCTCAATGTATGCTCattatttattgacttttaagTGACAGCTTTTCCATTTTGACTCTTGAGAAGaactctgctttaatttttttcatccctCTTCTTTATCCTATCCTAGTAGattaaatatctcatttaaagtattaagaaaattaaacataagaTTCAAAAGACTCTAGGTGTCTTAATCCTGCAAATATCCtaggttttgtttaattttttgaggtttttgaCCTTTGATTTCCCTTTAGAGTTGACTCTttaacaacacaggtttgaactgtgcagatcCAGGCAcaggcagatttttttaaataaccacagTATAgtattataattgtattttctcttccttatgattttctctagctttgttgtaag
This portion of the Vulpes lagopus strain Blue_001 chromosome 2, ASM1834538v1, whole genome shotgun sequence genome encodes:
- the TBPL1 gene encoding TATA box-binding protein-like 1 isoform X2, with the translated sequence MDADSDVALDILITNVVCVFRTRCHLNLRKIALEGANVIYKRDVGKVLMKLRKPRITATIWSSGKIICTGATSEEEAKFGARRLARSLQKLGFQVIFTDFKVVNVLAVCNMPFEIRLPEFTKNNRPHASYEPELHPAVCYRIKSLRATLQIFSTGSITVTGPNVKAVATAVEQIYPFVFESRKEIL